A stretch of the Lolium perenne isolate Kyuss_39 chromosome 3, Kyuss_2.0, whole genome shotgun sequence genome encodes the following:
- the LOC127343200 gene encoding uncharacterized protein encodes MEDRDHQNLPESADDYVAVAGEEEGDEDGRGFTFPALPFAAEGCIVPVYPIFGRPPSPPAPAPETATVRLPLGRLLLEERDFRARQRDAEERPPPAPPDEVGGELEGVAPESYCLWAPGQSAPASPRVCRKSASTGSVLRWRSISDRFVGRSHSDGKEKFVFFSAGSGSGPPNQDESRRKGDGAVSAGDRGRSYYSKGGGGAGGGGGGGAAGRRRSYLPYKQELVGLFANVSGLRRSYPPF; translated from the coding sequence ATGGAGGACAGAGACCACCAGAACCTCCCGGAATCTGCGGATGACTACGTCGCCgtcgccggcgaggaggagggagATGAAGACGGCCGCGGGTTCACTTTCCCCGCTCTGCCGTTCGCGGCGGAAGGGTGCATCGTGCCCGTGTACCCCATCTTCGGCCGGCCCCCGTCCcccccggcgccggcgccggagacggccACCGTGCGGCTGCCGCTGGGGCGGCTCCTGCTGGAGGAGCGGGACTTCCGTGCGAGGCAGAGGGACGCGGAGGAACGACCACCGCCGGCGCCGCCGGACGAAGTGGGCGGCGAGCTGGAGGGCGTGGCGCCGGAGAGCTACTGCCTCTGGGCGCCCGGGCAGTCCGCTCCGGCGTCCCCTCGGGTGTGCCGCAAGAGCGCCTCCACGGGGTCGGTCCTCCGGTGGCGCAGCATCAGCGACCGCTTCGTGGGCCGGAGCCACAGCGACGGCAAGGAGAAATTCGTGTTCTTCAGCGCTGGCTCAGGGTCTGGGCCTCCCAACCAGGACGAGAGCCGCCGGAAAGGGGACGGAGCTGTCAGCGCCGGTGACCGTGGACGAAGCTATTACAGCAAAGGTGGTGGAGGAGCaggagggggaggcggcggcggcgctgctggccGGAGGAGATCGTATCTGCCGTACAAGCAAGAGCTTGTCGGGCTGTTCGCCAACGTCAGTGGGTTACGGCGGAGCTATCCCCCGTTTTAA
- the LOC139838089 gene encoding uncharacterized protein — translation MVNYYLNYVVYPLKTLSFKDGVLLVDEVKVPKTRGTMEERLQTLEDTTFRYANVVERGLDAHHFMNLKLEKKVESYESKMKDLEEKYAHTLSQLDTFQALMWDVENQNYEYEDCFKKIVEAASSKFNDPPLSLYNGRPYPWKLKEW, via the coding sequence ATGGTGAATTACTACCTCAACTATGTGGTGTATCCTTTGAAGACCTTAAGTTTCAAGGACGGGGTTCTGCTCGTGGATGAAGTGAAGGTCCCGAAGACTAGAGGCACCATGGAAGAGAGGCTGCAGACTTTGGAGGACACCACTTTTAGGTATGCTAATGTGGTTGAGCGCGGTCTTGATGCTCACCACTTCATGAATCTTAAGCTGGAGAAAAAGGTTGAGTCATATGAGTCAAAGATGAAGGATCTGGAGGAGAAGTATGCACACACCCTCTCACAGCTAGATACGTTCCAAGCCCTCATGTGGGATGTGGAGAACCAGAACTATGAGTATGAAGATTGTTTCAAGAAGATTGTTGAAGCTGCATCCTCCAAGTTCAACGATCCACCTCTGTCCTTGTATAATGGGAGGCCCTATCCCTGGAAGCTCAAGGAGTGGTAA